In the genome of Streptomyces racemochromogenes, one region contains:
- the sigE gene encoding RNA polymerase sigma factor SigE has protein sequence MVGAPLDTTRADRGGAAAPVDRGGVLRRLFWSAGEPKSVTYTADRFHTAHTATTATFAADAGSQAWTPPSWEEIVSTHSARVYRLAYRLTGNQHDAEDLTQEVFVRVFRSLSTYTPGTFEGWLHRITTNLFLDMVRRKQRIRFDALGDDAAERLPSREPSPQQVLHDTHFDADVQQALDTLAPEFRAAVVLCDIEGLSYEEIAATLGVKLGTVRSRIHRGRSHLRKALKHRSPEFRAEQRALAGVAVGAPGAGGEGGAE, from the coding sequence ATGGTAGGGGCTCCACTGGACACCACCAGAGCCGACAGGGGAGGTGCGGCTGCGCCTGTGGATCGTGGAGGCGTCCTCAGACGTCTCTTCTGGTCGGCGGGTGAGCCGAAATCCGTGACCTACACCGCTGACCGCTTCCACACCGCCCACACCGCGACCACCGCGACCTTTGCCGCCGACGCGGGCTCCCAGGCGTGGACCCCTCCCTCGTGGGAGGAGATCGTCAGCACGCACAGCGCGCGGGTCTACCGCCTCGCCTACCGCCTGACGGGCAACCAGCACGACGCCGAGGACCTGACGCAGGAGGTCTTCGTCCGCGTCTTCCGCTCGCTGTCCACCTACACGCCCGGCACCTTCGAGGGCTGGCTGCACCGCATCACCACGAACCTGTTCCTGGACATGGTGCGCCGCAAGCAGCGGATCCGCTTCGACGCGCTGGGCGACGACGCCGCCGAGCGGCTCCCGAGCCGCGAGCCGTCCCCCCAGCAGGTCCTGCACGACACGCACTTCGACGCCGACGTGCAGCAGGCCCTGGACACCCTCGCGCCCGAGTTCCGCGCCGCCGTGGTGCTCTGCGACATCGAGGGCCTGTCCTACGAGGAGATCGCCGCCACCCTCGGTGTGAAGCTCGGCACCGTCCGCAGCCGCATCCACCGCGGCCGCTCGCACCTGCGCAAGGCGCTCAAGCACCGCTCCCCCGAGTTCCGCGCCGAGCAGCGCGCGCTGGCGGGCGTGGCGGTGGGCGCGCCGGGCGCCGGGGGAGAGGGCGGAGCCGAGTGA
- a CDS encoding O-methyltransferase: protein MRQLWGQERVISGNRQTSWAFADAFVAEDDALRWARDRSREAGLRSVSPGTGAALRLLAATADAKAVAEIGTGTGVSGIHLLHGMRPDGVLTTVDPEPDRQAFARQAFRAAGFAGNRARFIPGRALDVLPRLADGGYDLVFCDGDPAESLDYLAESLRLLRPGGLVCFEGVFADGRTVDSAAQPVEVIRVRELLRSVRESPALEAALLPVGDGLLCAVRR from the coding sequence TTGCGCCAACTATGGGGACAGGAGAGGGTCATTAGCGGCAACCGGCAGACGAGCTGGGCGTTCGCCGACGCGTTTGTCGCCGAGGACGACGCTCTGCGATGGGCCCGCGACCGGTCCAGGGAAGCGGGCCTGCGGTCCGTGTCCCCCGGCACCGGGGCCGCGCTGCGTCTGCTCGCCGCCACCGCGGACGCCAAGGCCGTCGCCGAGATCGGCACGGGGACCGGCGTCTCGGGGATCCACCTGCTGCACGGGATGCGGCCGGACGGGGTCCTGACCACGGTGGACCCCGAACCCGACCGGCAGGCCTTCGCCCGGCAGGCCTTCCGCGCGGCCGGCTTCGCGGGGAACCGCGCGCGGTTCATTCCGGGGCGGGCGCTGGACGTGCTGCCGCGGCTCGCCGACGGCGGGTACGACCTGGTCTTCTGCGACGGTGACCCGGCCGAGTCCCTCGACTACCTCGCGGAATCGTTGCGGCTGCTGCGTCCCGGGGGGCTGGTGTGCTTCGAGGGCGTCTTCGCGGACGGGCGCACGGTCGACTCGGCGGCCCAGCCGGTGGAGGTGATCCGGGTGCGGGAGCTGCTGCGCAGCGTGCGGGAGAGTCCGGCGCTGGAAGCCGCCCTGCTCCCGGTGGGGGACGGGCTCCTCTGCGCCGTCCGGCGGTAG
- a CDS encoding DUF3117 domain-containing protein codes for MAAMKPRTGDGPLEVTKEGRGIVMRVPLEGGGRLVVELTPDEADALGDALKKVVG; via the coding sequence ATGGCGGCCATGAAGCCGCGGACGGGCGACGGCCCGCTCGAGGTCACCAAGGAGGGGCGAGGCATCGTCATGCGCGTACCGCTCGAGGGCGGCGGTCGGCTTGTCGTCGAGCTGACGCCGGACGAGGCGGACGCCCTGGGTGACGCCCTGAAGAAGGTCGTCGGCTGA